DNA sequence from the Cydia fagiglandana chromosome 12, ilCydFagi1.1, whole genome shotgun sequence genome:
TTGGCAAGCGTCCGACCTCCAACGCGTCCCGCTCGGGACTGAGCGGCGGGCTGGCAGCGGGGGCGCGAGTAAATGGTGCCGTGAATTCGtaaattttgagtttaaagTTATATGTGTTATGAAATTAACTAGATTAAACCCGACGGACATTACATCATTACAGACGTTTATTTTGATGTAATTTTCAATACATCAAGTAGTATAATATTGACGTGAAATGAGTTTTAAGGTAGAGAATAAGGGTatgtttggattttttttctatcgagcgaagTTTGTCCAATTATGTAACGAGTACCCGACGTACTTACATAAAGGTCTCAACaacaacatatatttttttcacgtgTTTAATCTTTGCCGTTTCTTAATAAAATGGCATGAAAATTACGTTTCTAAGAGCTTACCTCGCCTTAAACATAGGGGGCACTTAttgggggggtaaatgagacacttaataaacaaagttttgcaaactatatagtgttatatatcaagtgatagagctgtgggaatctcaaatatattttattcataattttaagattaatagtttagaagtaatttaagtaaatagacaaaaaattaccacttcCCCTCTTTATTTCCGAatctactaaaattaaaaaaaaatactaaatagttccttacctatagatgacagaaaaacctattagaaatatgcattcaagcgtgcgtcggacttattacttagtttttgatcgtcccttacgggtcttttttaaacatttcactcacgtttcgcatcaaaacatacattgttgaaaattgtgtaatgtacggaacccttggaaggcgagtccgactcgcacttggccggttttcgttaaatgtcccggtctgagcccccacacttatggcaaccctaattacgggaatagaattcatttctaGTATCCATCCACAACTTGGAAGCAGACGAGGCGATTTTAGTTAAACGCAAGAAAACTGTTAGGCATTTTGCAAGTAAAAagatgattttcaaaaaaatctttattttattaactggTATAAGGTAAAAAAAACTGTCAACATAACAAATAATCAATCACTTTACAGACTTCTCTGTAACAAATCTAAAATTACATACACAATTTAATACAAGTAAACAATAAATGTCATTTTCTCAATATAAATGCGCCACCTTCaccaaaaattaaaattataactcaTACTTAACTTGTTTAACATAGAATACAATGTTAGGTATTTATCTTTAAATTGTGCTTAACATATAGTTTTATGCATTTGATTTTGTACCTTGCTGTCATAATCATAAAGTTAATATTACAAGCGTCATACTATTGGGattgtatttatattatttaatagaaAACTAACACTTAGTTGAAGATCAAGCACAAAATAACGTTGAAATACCTAAATTGATTTTGTATGAAGCAGGATACGGTGGAAATTCGCTGTCATCGGGTAAGTTTTGGTAGCTCAGTTGGAGTTTAGAATCTCAACCGAGAGTCAGTTTTTCTacttttcctttatttctaAGCATTGATACCTTGTACGTGTTTTTGTATTTCAGCCTTAactaatatacttggtcaagcaaatcttgtcagtagaaaatggcggcaaatttgaaaaatataggcgcgaaagggaatcgtcccatagaaaatttgaatttcgcgcctttttttactgacaagatttgcttgaccagctatattgtaaattttagacAAAtaaacagtcgccatcagatatatcggagcggccgaggtgctcacaaatatctgtacacGCCTCTGTTGTTAAGGTGAGAGTGCCTGTTCAGatgtttttgagcacctcgaccgctccgatatatctgatggcgactgtacaggaACGCCGAAGCAAAGTTTTTATGCAAAGTATAGTGGTTTAACGTAGTTTCTTATCGCGAGTTTATCTTTTTATCTTATCACATATAACACAAGTCTTATTCATTAAAGGCAGGACTAGAACTAGTCCAGGGTACCTAAGGTAGAACCTagatactaaaaataaatgaaccAAACTCCCATACAACTACACACTGATTCTACTTGACTAAAAATTGTATACCCACTACACTACAtttatggagcattccacgggctgtcccgtacaaacgcattttatttcctgtgttgcgagttttttctcggcatttaaagtaggtgattatttttctgtgcatatttttgaccatttgtcatagaaaaggaaactcctatacctttaaatcttcagaaacttcgcgtttgtacgggacaacggtagacaatttcatggaatgctccttattATTCTAATTctaatacataaaataaattatcctCCCGAGACTAAATGTACATTACATTCGTGAAACCTAATTTGAACCTTTgatgaaccaaataaagtagaatttcttttgtttcattgcttttgACCGTTTGACCGATCTGTCACTTTAGTATCTCAGATATCTTCGGACACATCTTAaatagttaaattgcattcaattcctaaaaatttacaaacaTCACGATAAAACGCCATAGTTATTTTAGTAAAGACAACGTCCATACCAGTAATATGTGCTATCCAAAGCACAGTGCAGAATTTCACCAAATCCGACGCTGCCTTACCTAAGGCGTTATACTATTTAGACTTCTTTATGACTACTTTAGGTTTTAGTTTGACTGTTCTCAACTTATGCATGTGGCTCATAACGAAGTATAAGCCAGGACACATGAGTAGTAATAAATATACTCTTAAGGCTGTTGGCATATGGAAAGCGAAGTTCCAAGCATTGGGTAGAGAAATTGTGAATTTTTGAGTTTCCTCGAAGTAAGGTATGTTTCTGATGAGGACGATGGCTTCGCAGACAACCCCTATGGGGTAGAGAGGGATCCACATGGTGTAGCGGAGCCAGGTGAGGATGTAAATCTCTTTTTTGTAGAGTTGCGTGATGTAATATGGGTACCtggtaaataaatgaatattattaaaaatgacGCGCTGAAGAGAAGTgttaaaacagaaaaaaataattgataagagaaatgaaaattatattaaaacgaAGACTGCTCACACTCATGTTTCGCTCCATAATGAGGAGCTTCAACGGGAACACGCGTTGGCGGACCGAAGCAGACTTGCTCGAGGGTCGTTGTGGAGCGAAACTTATCGAGCAATCTTCGACTTAAACTACGTTAGTGAtccgttttaatatatttaatatatctgtctcacggaagttttgttattaaatttaagtttggAAAGCCGCTTATAAAGTTGCGTTTTAGCTTTGTTGTGCTACCACCTACCAGGAACTTAGACAAGCGGGCCTAACACACCTCCTTGTGGGATCCCGCTTATAATGCAACATTTTACTTACCAACGCCTCTAATAGTTCCCTCAAACCCTGGTACTTGTGTAAACTTACCTGACAACCTCTATGAGACTCCATACTATGAACAGGTAGAAAACGACGGGTTTCGTCTGCATGCGAGGCTCGGCTTCGATCATGGCGAACAGGACCATTGCGCGGCCACTCACTTGTAAGAACGGAACTAAAACACCTCCCTGGAATCAACGTTGTtgctattcaattaaattttaaatcggTATACGGTAAAATGACGGGAATCCTTTTCAGATACTTGCTGACATACTTTTAATGATCCCAGACACACTGTGTAGTACTGCAGAATTCTTACAGATACCACCAGTCTTCGTCACCAGGGAAAGAGATAGTTAGGTACACCGAGATTAGGTTAATAGGTCTTATGCCAATATTGCAATCAACAGTATCGGTCGACGATATACTAGAAGCCGACGTATTGGAACAGGAAGAAAACGGGCCCAATACACCCCCTTGTGGCATCCCGCTAGTAATGTGAGGATTTACTTGTCAAAAGCCTATGACAATTCCTTAGTACACAGTACCTTAGTATATCCGAACATGGGATGCATGACTTCTAGGTATTGCATGAGTTGTAAGAACTTCATAGCGGGTCCCACGTGCTCATAAGTGTCGGCGATCGAGAGTCCCTCAAGCTTCATGTAGCGCACCGCCATGACCGCTAGCACGTAGGAGAAGCCCACGAATTGGAACAAGTTGTAGAGGATGAGGTATACTTTCTTGTAGTCTTctggaataaaataaaaattattaataacgcCTTCGAAATGTCGGAGGTAATTTTCATGCTTGCTTATACGCTACATCAAATCCCGTTTTAGACAAAATTATAAGTTTTAGTTTCCCAgcgaaaagtttttaaaaagcTCGAGAAGTTCGCGGTAATTTCAAGAAAATTTCACAGTAAACAAATGAAACTTTTCATTTTGATGAAAATGGAAAATTTCGATACCTAGGTACTTTacaaacataatatatgaaaagttTTCGAAATTTTCGAagtggaaataaaatttgtaattttggaaactttccgacGGTACACCAGTAAGGAAGAGTAatagagagagatgactacgcCACACCCAGTAGATGGAACCCTTGCTTACCTTTCCTATAGCCGAATTCCTCTTTTTGCAGCTTATCATACATTCCGGGGTAGTCCTTCATGACGTCACGGGTCTCATCCTCGCTGTCCAATCCATCCTCTGTCGTCCACAGGTCGAAGTTTATCTGTAAATAAGTGTTTGACAAAATGCGAGAACGTTTGAAAGTAGTTTCGATCCCTTTTGAGAATCGATATCGATACGTGTACTGCGTGATTTTTATCTGAAATGTCAACAGAAACTCTGATTGGAAGGTCTTTATTGCACATGAAGCATAAGGTAAGGACCCTTCTCTGTGAAAAGCCACATTTTAATACGTCTTTATAATTTTAATCTTATACGAGTTTTTCCTTAACAACTGGCCGGAAGAAGCGCTAAATCGGGAGTTAaaatcaccaaatatcaccaagggggaggagCGGTCAAATatgatcacatgatttctggatgacccctaataagTTAGAAGTTACTTCAAGATTTGTGTGAAATTAACATAAAGTAATGTCGTTGCTCGATAACAATGGATGTACTGTTGCAAGTAAAATTTTGACAGCAAACGTTAGGTCAGTAGGTGTATTTATAATGTAAGCcgatgtaataaataaatacaatgggAAAATCTTACACGATTCGAACTAGTCAGAGACATAACGTCCATCCAGCGATCGTATACAGTAGAACCTCGATAAGGCGAAATCCTCGTTAACGCGAAACAAATTGCTCCCTTCAAAGCCCAAAACCTCCGTAACCCGAAATAATCTCTTTGAGACGAAGTACGACTATCGAGTACAATTTTTACCTCTATACACGAAAATTAAAATTTGACTTCTATAATTCGAAAATATAGGCGTATTTTATTGCCTCTATATCTCGAAGTTATTTACAGACAAACCTCTGTAACTCAAAAAGACACTGAGACTGTATGTTACGGGTGTGTATAATTACCTCTCTTAGACGAATTTTTCACACATTTTACCTCTGTAACTCGAAACCTCTTTAAGACAAACAAAATCCAATAATAACCTCCCTAAGTCGATGCCCTCTATAAGAAACCTCGTTAAAACGAAGTTTTCGGCGTTTCCCTTGAGATCCGTGCCACTGTatatgaaattcctaggcatatcgtgaaacgtgaaaatcattATCTCGTTCCCTAAGTCGACGAAACTCCGcaacgcggggctcctattctggacagtttgcccttcgggcatctgaagcaacctaacgaacctatcttaggTGGAGGTTCGCGCCGTGACAGACGCGAGACAGAGACAGGCGACAGAGACGCGAGAGGTCTCTGTCTCCTCGCGAACTGTCGCTTATATGTTGCCTATGGTCAAGTGGCGGTCGCGGTCTCTGGTCGCGGTCGTCTGTCTCGGTCGCTTGTCTCTTTAGCGGCGCGAACCTTTACCTGTAGGCCTTGCACTTGATTGGCACGACAGTaggtatctcgcggcgagatagactatccGTATTTTTCTATGTTAATAAAGGAGGGAAAGACATGAGGGCCTGCGATGTTTCAGTAGGAGACACGTCCGATCGCGCGAAGTGGAGAGAAAAGACCAGAAAAGCAGACCCCACAATCAGGTGGGAATAATAATGCTGAGGAGTGAGAGAGAATAAAGGAGGGacaggtagtctatctcgccgcgaggtACTGTCGATGTcgtgccaatcatgtgctagcccggatGTCTATTGGTTGAATTTGAATGTGACtaccgtcaaaacattacacagatACTTTACGATCGTTATTGTTATCCACCACGATTTTTGGTGGGTTGGATGTCACATCACAAAAtttaactataaaaaaaaaaacctaacccgACCACAATATGAATAACTTTCTTAGCATAGCTTAACAATAAAACTTACATCAAGTAAAGGTAAACTGTACGACATGTTGCCTAAAATAACACTGCACACAATCGAagcaaaactttattttatttatcaacttttattaattataagacCTTCTtgttaaaatttattatattttgaaaaGTACGTGCATCACCTTTTGCATAAAATATAAGTGTGATTATATACGTGTTAGACTATTTTGAGTTTAcatttaaagtaataaaattaacaaatgATGTAGTGCGAGAAGATTTGTGCGACGAGGGTTCTGTTATGCATAGTATTATCCAAGTTAGTTTTCGGAATTATTTGAAATGATTTCTTGGCCTCAAATCTTAAGAAACAAAAGGCATTGATTCTTTTGTGCACTGGGGTAGGTAGCcacctatatatttatttacaagagtACAATATAATAACCATAAAGAGTACAAATGGTGGACTTAACGCCTTGagacattctctaccagtcaaccattgggctaaACAGAGACATTTAGTTTGCTGGTACAGTACAGGATTGTAAAtagtaataattaaatagtACCTATTATGATTTCTCTTTAGTGAGAAGGATCAAGCCTGTTTAAAAGGCAATTCTTGTAACCGTTTTCAAGGTTTTCAGGGGTGaggattttgaaaatgatgtcCATTATCGAATCCAAGATGATGAAGaatgaaaaataaagtttaaaatcgtAATGACAGAATGATAAACCTTACCTTAGACCTTTTTTAGTTTAATCTTAAggttatttatgtatttgtgcTATATGTATTTTAGGAATAAGGACATTGTATACCGTAAACCGGTTGATTGTAACACTCTCTaatcaaataatattgtaacatctgtatactgacattgcacaatctgataataaatgattacttacttactacattttaatttcaaaatcaGCATGCATGAACCCTAAAttatctcttcttcctcgcgttatcccggcattctgccacggctcatgggagcctagggtctgcttgacaactaatcccatgatttgacgtaggcactagttttacgaaagtgactgccatctgaccttccaacccagagggtaaactaggccttattgggattagtccggtttcctcacgatgttttccttcaccgaaaagcgactggcaaatatcaaatgatatttcgtacacaaGTTCTGAAAAACTCAAACCCCCTATCAAAGAACCCTAAATTATGTTACACTTAAAACTGGAATTAtgcatacaaaataatttgaaatactaataatatatattttgctCAAGGTTAATAATAACTACGAAGCATTGGCCGGGCGTCAGTTAAGTTCATGCATTTGGCAAACAAGTGGCCATTTGTTATGCATTATTAAGGACCTGTAAAATtgctattaatattataaataaataaatatttggggacaatcttacaagATCGATctgtactctgtatctttaggtatttaaataaaagtaaacaaaatctttcGCGACGACGAAACGACGCAttcgaaatgtggtgctggaggaGAATGTTACGCGTTCCTCGGACAGCCCGCCGTACGAATGTGTCTATCCTTCGCGAAGTGGGAATCACCCTGAGGCTATCGACGATCTGTCTACGTAGAATCTTTGACTTCTTCGGTCACATAGCCAGAAGACACGACACTCTGGAGAAAATGCTGGTGACAGGAAAAAAAGAGGGATATTGAAGAGGAAGAAGTCCTATGCGAtggactgatcaaatcagtgTCAACTCCGGCAAGAAAGTTCACGAGGCCATTCACACTGCCGAAGACCGAAACACGTGGAAAGCAATTGTTCGAAAAGTAATTTATAGAGGTCACAACCCTCAGCTATGAGGAATACGGTTCAAGGAGGAGGAAACAAAATCGATCCTCAAgtagctccttaagccagttgagggtagatgaaaacattacatgatcaaataatgtaagttAAAGTCAGCTCGTTCAGTGACCAATCCAGGCggttgtatttggttggttaaccaataaatgctaaactacccgaaaatttacaaattgtttgtttactttttttaatacctaaagatacagactatggACCTTAGGTGGACaaatagtttgtatttaaaatttGTGTAGGTATGTTATGATCCAAAAGATGCAAAAGAAATTAAGGAACTTGTTTTTCAATGTATGGTGATGTATAAATGAATGCATTACTAAGTGGAAGGTCATCTTTTCAGTGGTTgtccaaaaatataaatatgaataacaaataataacaaacaaaatagtaatttaatttgtattttttcttatttactcgtaatgcatgttggGATACCCTCCTTCAATTGAGGGGGGACTGAATCTTCAATTTGCTAGAGGCAGAGGTATAGGGTTGACGCTGGTGTAGCTTTAGCTTTAATTGACGTTCATAAGCACATTGTAATATGCATATTTGATTAATAAACTCTCTTATAAAAGTAATAAGACTATTATGTTACCTTCACCCAGGCTGGTTTCTGAGGTTGTGCTGTCAGTCGGGGCCACCATGACGGCTTCTCCTTCACCAGAATCACTTCCACGCGGTTGTCGAATATGCGCACTGTAGTTGGGTACTCGCTGTCAGATTCaatctagaaaaaaaaaacattgagaattttttaaagtaacttttaattattttttttcatttcagtGCTTAGTAGCACACAGATAACTGCGTGGTTGGTCTGTGGCATAGCATATAAGCCATATAAGATCAAGACAGTACGTTAAACTGAAAgaaagtttaaatataaaaataccgGCACGAAACATCGCTACCGCAGAGTAGTGTTATACTTAGTCAGTACTAACCGATTTTATGGGAGAGAACAAATCCAAACTAAACTCGTAAAGTGTTTTGCCATGAGCACCTATGCCGTCGGCGGAGAACTTAATCTTGCTATCCAGAACATTCACATTGGGTTTTACAACATTTTTTAAGTCGATCTTTAGGGAAACCTCTTTCTCGGTTTGCGCCCAATAGACGAACGGGCTGGGTATCACCATTTTGTAGCGCTGATTTACCACTTAGCACATAGTATTATACTTAAGAATGAGACAATTATGGAATATTCATTTAATTTGCGATTTGCAGGCAAGCAAAGTCCGTCAAAGGCGTCAAATAGGACTTCGATTCGATTATCTACTGTCAATATTTTTTGACGTTTAAGTTTCGTTCAGAAATTTCCTTTCCACCACAAAGCGGTGCAAGATTATGCGAGATCAAAGCGAgatcttttatatttattataatgagAGCATGATGTTAtttgcttttttatttttacagtgATGACttctatttttattacaatgctataataaattattataatcaaCGTAAAGACTATTGTCACTGGCGAGCGGTACTTTATTTTGAGTACCTATGTTTTTGTCGTTTTTGTCTATGATTACTTTTTTTATCCACCCGCCGTCGTCCTTCTgtccagcccatcgacaccccatactttgataatttaagaacgtacttgttaccaacattgaggcatagaaataatcttatcgaattaaaatgactgctgttgcattttggtggcacataccatacttgcttttaacatagacgtattatacttacttttctttaggttggtatgattggtagtaaaacgtcaaacgtcatttgaattgtcgtgaacgtggaaagacgtggttattttttattgtaattttggtaaaataacttcagctgttatttaaatgggggccaaatctttaaggaaatgtgaagtttgtagtgggtgtgtaagaagccTAACTACTGACGTATTTTTGGCCAGATTtccacttgatccgaacaggtgggtaaactgatgtttgtgtgcaatattttcattttttact
Encoded proteins:
- the LOC134669374 gene encoding very-long-chain (3R)-3-hydroxyacyl-CoA dehydratase isoform X1; this translates as MVIPSPFVYWAQTEKEVSLKIDLKNVVKPNVNVLDSKIKFSADGIGAHGKTLYEFSLDLFSPIKSIESDSEYPTTVRIFDNRVEVILVKEKPSWWPRLTAQPQKPAWVKINFDLWTTEDGLDSEDETRDVMKDYPGMYDKLQKEEFGYRKEDYKKVYLILYNLFQFVGFSYVLAVMAVRYMKLEGLSIADTYEHVGPAMKFLQLMQYLEVMHPMFGYTKGGVLVPFLQVSGRAMVLFAMIEAEPRMQTKPVVFYLFIVWSLIEVVRYPYYITQLYKKEIYILTWLRYTMWIPLYPIGVVCEAIVLIRNIPYFEETQKFTISLPNAWNFAFHMPTALRVYLLLLMCPGLYFVMSHMHKLRTVKLKPKVVIKKSK
- the LOC134669374 gene encoding very-long-chain (3R)-3-hydroxyacyl-CoA dehydratase isoform X2 — translated: MVIPSPFVYWAQTEKEVSLKIDLKNVVKPNVNVLDSKIKFSADGIGAHGKTLYEFSLDLFSPIKSIESDSEYPTTVRIFDNRVEVILVKEKPSWWPRLTAQPQKPAWVKINFDLWTTEDGLDSEDETRDVMKDYPGMYDKLQKEEFGYRKDYKKVYLILYNLFQFVGFSYVLAVMAVRYMKLEGLSIADTYEHVGPAMKFLQLMQYLEVMHPMFGYTKGGVLVPFLQVSGRAMVLFAMIEAEPRMQTKPVVFYLFIVWSLIEVVRYPYYITQLYKKEIYILTWLRYTMWIPLYPIGVVCEAIVLIRNIPYFEETQKFTISLPNAWNFAFHMPTALRVYLLLLMCPGLYFVMSHMHKLRTVKLKPKVVIKKSK